From a single Brassica rapa cultivar Chiifu-401-42 chromosome A01, CAAS_Brap_v3.01, whole genome shotgun sequence genomic region:
- the LOC103869222 gene encoding uncharacterized protein LOC103869222 isoform X1, producing MPNSSANASNDRRRSRPPGLNLEDVRNVRPQMRAASMPPGRTPASSQPTRPPGVVGSSTSSAAPPPPPPPTYATRTEEALLRAPTRINQPHLHPDKINGALWIGVDPEVHEFIRATWQGNFWGPWQSWLKVPVEKRTSWWHSFIQQYYWEDQFHDEIYYKWKLQTQVTICGRISQKRQKNKQPSYISATDWETILANWSTAEAKAKSQSAAESRCAAPPGLKMHVHGAGPRTFANIAYNMVVEEGLEGPVSYPDLVRKTHCRKDGTFLDERAEALVLEVEQAVEEMLQDGSPLGDSQTDSTAATSTSKRLLLNEEYIKRGQTRRGTIYGLGNLQYKNKCPSESVPASLKRGINMEMRVSGLETLTQEIKSDVNALKNDFNEGTAQTQSTLNMILQLLQPQASAAQANQSQHHSPSHSAAPTHGQAQPEGHGQAPTPPHDQPQAPGDAQPQHLITTTNLALDRWCNELGL from the exons ATGTAAGAAACGTGAGACCCCAAATGAGAGCCGCTTCAATGCCTCCTGGTAGGACTCCTGCTTCTTCTCAACCAACAAGACCTCCTGGAGTGGTCGGCTCTTCAACTTCATCTgcggctcctcctcctcctcctcctccaaccTATGCGACGAGAACAGAAGAGGCGCTGCTACGTGCTCCAACCCGAATTAATCAGCCACACCTCCATCCTGATAAGATCAATGGAGCATTGTG GATCGGAGTTGATCCTGAAGTCCATGAGTTTATAAGAGCAACATGGCAGGGAAACTTCTGGGGGCCGTGGCAAAGCTGGTTAAAGGTTCCAGTGGAGAAGAGAACAAGTTGGTGGCACTCTTTCATT CAACAATACTACTGGGAAGACCAATTTCATGATGAAATCTACTACAAATGGAAGCTTCAGACTCAAGTGACTATCTGCGGACGCATCAGCCAGAAAAGACAAAAGAACAAGCAGCCAAGTTACATCAGCGCTACTGACTGGGAAACGATCCTTGCGAATTGGTCCACAGCTGAAGCAAAAGCCAAGAGCCAATCAGCAGCTGAATCTCGTTGTGCTGCTCCTCCAGGGCTGAAGATGCACGTCCATGGTGCAGGACCACGCACCTTCGCAAATATTGCGTATAACATG GTTGTTGAGGAAGGTCTGGAGGGACCAGTTTCATATCCCGACCTTGTGAGGAAGACTCACTGCCGCAAAGATGGGACCTTCCTTGACGAACGAGCAGAGGCACTGGTTCTGGAGGTTGAGCAAGCGGTTGAAGAGATGCTACAAGATGGATCTCCTCTTGGAGATAGCCAAACTGACTCAACGGCTGCCACAAGCACTTCAAAGCGCCTTCTCCTAAACGAAGAATACATCAAG CGTGGACAGACACGCAGGGGCACCATCTATGGTCTTGGCAATCTTCAGTACAAGAACAAGTGTCCTTCTGAGTCTGTCCCTGCTTCACTCAAGCGAGGCATAAACATGGAGATGCGGGTTTCTGGCCTGGAGACTCTCACACAGGAAATCAAGTCTGATGTTAATGCTTTGAAGAATGACTTCAATGAAGGCACAGCTCAAACTCAGTCAACTCTCAACATGATTCTGCAACTTCTTCAGCCTCAAGCTTCTGCTGCGCAAGCAAATCAGTCTCAGCATCACTCTCCCTCTCATTCTGCAGCTCCAACTCACGGTCAAGCTCAACCTGAAGGTCACGGTCAAGCTCCAACTCCACCTCACGATCAGCCTCAAGCTCCAGGTGATGCACAACCTCAACATCTCATCACCACTACCAATTTGGCTTTAGATAGGTGGTGTAATGAACTTGGATTGTAG
- the LOC103869222 gene encoding uncharacterized protein LOC103869222 isoform X2, which yields MRAASMPPGRTPASSQPTRPPGVVGSSTSSAAPPPPPPPTYATRTEEALLRAPTRINQPHLHPDKINGALWIGVDPEVHEFIRATWQGNFWGPWQSWLKVPVEKRTSWWHSFIQQYYWEDQFHDEIYYKWKLQTQVTICGRISQKRQKNKQPSYISATDWETILANWSTAEAKAKSQSAAESRCAAPPGLKMHVHGAGPRTFANIAYNMVVEEGLEGPVSYPDLVRKTHCRKDGTFLDERAEALVLEVEQAVEEMLQDGSPLGDSQTDSTAATSTSKRLLLNEEYIKRGQTRRGTIYGLGNLQYKNKCPSESVPASLKRGINMEMRVSGLETLTQEIKSDVNALKNDFNEGTAQTQSTLNMILQLLQPQASAAQANQSQHHSPSHSAAPTHGQAQPEGHGQAPTPPHDQPQAPGDAQPQHLITTTNLALDRWCNELGL from the exons ATGAGAGCCGCTTCAATGCCTCCTGGTAGGACTCCTGCTTCTTCTCAACCAACAAGACCTCCTGGAGTGGTCGGCTCTTCAACTTCATCTgcggctcctcctcctcctcctcctccaaccTATGCGACGAGAACAGAAGAGGCGCTGCTACGTGCTCCAACCCGAATTAATCAGCCACACCTCCATCCTGATAAGATCAATGGAGCATTGTG GATCGGAGTTGATCCTGAAGTCCATGAGTTTATAAGAGCAACATGGCAGGGAAACTTCTGGGGGCCGTGGCAAAGCTGGTTAAAGGTTCCAGTGGAGAAGAGAACAAGTTGGTGGCACTCTTTCATT CAACAATACTACTGGGAAGACCAATTTCATGATGAAATCTACTACAAATGGAAGCTTCAGACTCAAGTGACTATCTGCGGACGCATCAGCCAGAAAAGACAAAAGAACAAGCAGCCAAGTTACATCAGCGCTACTGACTGGGAAACGATCCTTGCGAATTGGTCCACAGCTGAAGCAAAAGCCAAGAGCCAATCAGCAGCTGAATCTCGTTGTGCTGCTCCTCCAGGGCTGAAGATGCACGTCCATGGTGCAGGACCACGCACCTTCGCAAATATTGCGTATAACATG GTTGTTGAGGAAGGTCTGGAGGGACCAGTTTCATATCCCGACCTTGTGAGGAAGACTCACTGCCGCAAAGATGGGACCTTCCTTGACGAACGAGCAGAGGCACTGGTTCTGGAGGTTGAGCAAGCGGTTGAAGAGATGCTACAAGATGGATCTCCTCTTGGAGATAGCCAAACTGACTCAACGGCTGCCACAAGCACTTCAAAGCGCCTTCTCCTAAACGAAGAATACATCAAG CGTGGACAGACACGCAGGGGCACCATCTATGGTCTTGGCAATCTTCAGTACAAGAACAAGTGTCCTTCTGAGTCTGTCCCTGCTTCACTCAAGCGAGGCATAAACATGGAGATGCGGGTTTCTGGCCTGGAGACTCTCACACAGGAAATCAAGTCTGATGTTAATGCTTTGAAGAATGACTTCAATGAAGGCACAGCTCAAACTCAGTCAACTCTCAACATGATTCTGCAACTTCTTCAGCCTCAAGCTTCTGCTGCGCAAGCAAATCAGTCTCAGCATCACTCTCCCTCTCATTCTGCAGCTCCAACTCACGGTCAAGCTCAACCTGAAGGTCACGGTCAAGCTCCAACTCCACCTCACGATCAGCCTCAAGCTCCAGGTGATGCACAACCTCAACATCTCATCACCACTACCAATTTGGCTTTAGATAGGTGGTGTAATGAACTTGGATTGTAG